The genome window TCGGATGGTAAGAATTAAAAAGACAACATTAGGACAAGACGCGGGTATTATTGGTTCGCAGGTTTTGGTTTTAGAGATGCTAGGAGCGCACCAAGCATAAAAATATGAGAAACACAATTCTAAACTTTATTATTTTCTTAACGTTGATTGGATGCTTGTGCGGAGCATTTTGTGTTAATGCGATTGCTCAAGAGAAGCAAAGTGTCCCTGATTCTGTTGTGTTAGATAGCGTTGATTTGAATGAAGGGATAATCGAGAAGGATGTTAATGAAGAAAAAACAGAGCAAGTATTTGAGGAGCCGAAAGAAGAAATTCTTGTGAAAGAAACAGTCAAAGAGACAGAGCCTGATTCTGAATCTGGTTTTGACGATCAGGTGATTAATCCTGTTGAAATTGATGGCGACAATGTTGAGCTTATGCAGGATGAGAATAAAGTTGTTGTTGATGGCAATGTTTCGATGGTTAAAGGCGATACTCGTTTAACCTGTGATCGCGTTGAATATTATCATAAGGATAAAAAAGCTTTTGCTCAGGGCAATGTCGTTTTATCTAATCCTAAGGGTCAAATATCTGGGGAGAATTTGATTTTTAATTTTGACACAATGACCGGAGAGTTTTCTGAAGCAAAGATTATCTCTGCTCCTTATTATGGACGAGGAGAAAAGATTTCTAAAGTTGGCGAAAATCACATGGTTATGACACAAGGATATATTACAACATGTGATTTGGACAAGCCGCACTATAAAATGAAAGCTAAAAGGATTGATGTTTATCCAGGAGAAAAGGCTCAGGCGCGTAGTCTTCGTATGATTATTGGCAAGCTTCCAATCGTTTATTTTCCACAGTTTACCCAGGTGCTTAACGATACAGAGCCTCGCGTGGTATATACGCCAGGCTATGATAAAGATTGGGGTATTTTTCTTTTGAGCGCGTGGAGATATTATTTCAATGAGAATTTTAAAGGTAATATTCATTTAGATATTAGGGAGAAAAAAGATTTTGCCTCTGGTTTTGATGTGGATTACAAGGTGCCTGGTTATGGCGAGGGGTTGATTAAGACATATTATATGAATGAGCGGAATATTACTTCTGATCGTTTTTGGGATGATCGACTTGATCCAACAGTGGAGAGAGAACGGTTTAAAGCAGAATGGCGTCATAAGTGGCGAATTGATGAGACAAGCAATCTTGTGTTGCAGTATTATAAATTAAGCGATAATGAATTCTTAAAAGATTATTTCTCGCGAGAATATGATAAGGATCCTAATCCGGAAACATATTTCTTGTTTACAAAGAATTTGAATAAGGGCATTTTTAGTTTTCGTGTAGATAAAAGAGTGAATCGATTTGTTTCAAGCGTTGAGCGTCTTCCAGAAATTGGATACGACATGACTAATCAAGAAGTCGGGAATACAGGTTTATATTTCCAAAGTCGAAATTTATTTTCTAATTTGTCTTATCCAGAAGCCTCGCCATCGGATGTAAGAAAAGATACAATCAGAATTGATTCTGTTAATTCGCTTTCTCTTCCTAGAAAGATTGGATTTCTTGATTTTACACCGTCGATTGGCCAGAGAGAGACATTTTATACTAAAACCAAAGATGATTCGCAGAGAAATATTGTTCGTAGTATTTTTGAAGCGGGAGCAACGCTAAGTACAAAGTTTTATAAAACGTTTGATGTTGAAGCTGATGTCTGGGGTGTGGAGATTGATCGGTTAAGGCATATTATTACGCCAACAGTTGCTTATTTATACCGCAATGAGCCTTCTTTTCCGGGTTCCAAATTGAATGTTTTTGATGCAGGAATCGATTCTATTGAGAGTGCACATAAGATAGAGTTTTCTCTAGAGAACAAGTTGCAAACAAAGCGTGATGGACAGAATGTTGATCTTTTGCGTTTTATTACATCAACAGACTTTCTTCTCAAGGAGGATCCTGGAAGCGGAAGTTTTAACAATATCAAGACGGACCTTGAATTTCGTCCAACGGAATGGTTAACATTTTATAGTGATTCCGATTACGATGTCCAGGAAGAACAGATTGTTTCAAGCAATTTTGAGATTTATGTTAATTCAGGGGATAAATGGTCGTTTGGTTTAGGTAAGCGGTATCATGTTGATGTTGATGACCAAATCACAGCACAGCTGCAATATGTGATTAATCCAAAATGGAGATTTAGAGTATACGAGCGATTTGATGTTGGCAGCGGTACTCAAAAAGAACAAGAATATACTGTTACGCGAGACTTGCATTGCTGGGAGATGGACATTAGCTTTAATGAAACAAGGGACCAGGGAAGTGAAATTTGGATGGTTTTCCGGTTAAAAGCGTTTCCTGATATGAGTATTGATATTATGAGCACAGGGTTTAATGAAAGAAAAGTAGGGTCTGAAAGAAATTTGTAAATTAGATGGGAGACTTCAAGAAGATGAATATTGCAATTATTGGCTCTGGATACGTTGGTCTTGTGACAGGTCTTTGTTTGGCGGATATTGGACACAAGGTTATTTGTGTTGATAGCGATATTTCGAAGATTAAGAAATTAAAGAAATTAGAGCTTCCGATTTATGAGCCGGGTCTCGAAGAGATCCTAAAGCGTAACGTTAAAAAGAAACGATTAAGTTTTTCATCTTCTGTAACGGATGCAGCCAAGAAGTCAGAAGTTATTTTTATTGCGGTTGGAACGCCTTCAAAGAAGAATGGGGATGCTGATTTAACGTATGTCGAGGGAGCTGCACGGGATATTGCCAAGGGCATGGATTCTTATAAACTGATTGTGGAAAAGTCGACTGTGCCAGCGCATACGGGAAAGAAAGTTCAGCATGCCATAAGGTTGACTCTTGATCAGAAATATAAGAATAAGAAAAATAAGAGCATTGATTTTGATGTTGCCTCTAATCCAGAATTCTTAAGAGAAGGATCTGCAGTTTCTGATTTTATGAATCCAGATCGGATTGTTATTGGTGCTGAAACTAAAAAAGCTAAAGAAATGTTGAGCGAAGTTTATAAGCCTCTGAAAGCTAGACTCATTGTGACAGATGTTAATTCTGCTGAATTAATCAAACATGCTTCTAATTCATTCTTGGCGACAAAAATTTCTTTTGCTAATGCTGTTTCTCAAATTTGCGATAAAGTAGGGGCTGATGTACTTAAGGTTGTCGAGGGCATGGGCCTTGATAGACGAATTGGCCGAGATTTTTTGTCCGCTGGCGTAGGGTACGGTGGTAGCTGTTTTCCAAAGGACGTGGATGCTTTTGTTCGCTTAAGTGAAAAAGTCGGGTATGATTTTGCTCTTTTAAAAGAGGTCCGTCAGATCAATGAATCTCAGAAAAAATCTTTTTCAAGGTTGATTGAAGATCATATGTGGATTTTAAAGAATAAAACGATCGGTGTTTTAGGGCTTGCATTTAAGCCAAATACAGATGATATGCGAAGTGCGCCATCGCTTGATATTATTCGGGATTTACAAAAAGAAGGGGCCAAAATCAAAGCCTACGATCCTCAAGCAATGGAGAAATCAAAGAAAATATTTTCTAATGTCAAATTTTGTAAAGATGCTTATGAAGTCGCCAAGGGATCTGATTGTCTTGTTGTTTTGACGGAGTGGGATGAATTTACAAAGATTAATTTTAGAAAAATTCGTCAACTAATGAGCAATCCTTTGATATTTGATGGCCGCAATATGTATAACAAGGAACAGATCAAAAAGTTGGGATTTGAGTATTACGGGATTGGGACAAATACTGTTTAGAAAAAAGGATATAAATGCGCATTGTTGTGACAGGTGGAGCTGGATTTATTGGCTCAAATTTTATTCATCATATTCTAAAGAAATATCCAAATTATAAGATTGTTAATATTGACAACCTTACTTATGCAGGGAATTTGCATAATCTTAAAGATGTTGAAAAGAATAAGAATTATAAATTTGTAAAAGCTGATATTTGTGACCGTAAAAAAATAGATCCATTGATCAAGGGATGTGATTGGATTATCCATTTTGCTGCTGAATCCCACGTTGATCGCTCTATTGAAAGTGCAGATATTTTTACCCTAACTAATGTTTTGGGGACTCAGGTGCTCTTGGATGCGGCTGTGCGCCATCGGGTAAAAAAGTTTATTCATATTAGTACTGATGAAGTTTATGGGAGTCGAAAAAAAGGATTTTTTAAGGAAACAGACATCCTTAATCCCAGTAGTCCTTATGCGGCAAGCAAGGCAGCATCCGATTTGATGGTTATGGCGTATCGCACAACGTATGGTCTTCCCGTGATCATTACGAGGAGTTCTAATAATTTTGGCCCGCGTCAATTTCCTGAGAAAATCATTCCTTTATTTATTACGCGCTTGATGGAGAATAAAAAAGTTCCTCTTTATGCTAAAGGCGAAAATGTGCGTGATTGGATTTTTGTTGAAGACAATTGCCGTGCCGTTGATTTGGTTGCTCATAAAGGAAAAATAGGGGAGATTTATAATATTTGTGCAAAGAATCACTTAAGTAATATTCAGCTTACAAAAAAGATTTTAAAACGAATGAAGAAGCCAGAATCTATGATCAAGAATGTCAAAGACCGGTTAGGTCATGATTTTCGTTACGCAATTGATAATAAAAAATTGAGTCAGCTAGGTTTTACGCCAAAATATTCTCTAGAACAGGCCCTTGATTTGACAGTTAAATGGTATGCAGGCAAGTCATGAAAGAATTAAAACAAAAGATTTTATCAAAAAAAGCTAAAATTGGCGTAATTGGATTAGGTTATGTGGGATTGCCTTTGGCTGTTAGTTTTGCACGCGTTGGTTTTACTGTTTTAGGATTAGACAAAAACAAAGCCCGTGTTTCTCGTGTGAAGGGTGGAAGAAACTACAACGAAGATGTTTCCGTTAAGGAGATTTCAGGGCTTGTACGCAAAAAGAAATTTATTGTTTCATCAGATCTTTCGTTGCTTTCAAAGGTGGATGTTATTTTTATATGTGTTCCGACACCGCTGAAGCGTAAATATACCCCGGACATTTCTTATATCTTAAGCTCAGTTAAAACTATTCAGTTCTATATTAAGAAGGGAACGCTTGTTATTTTAGAAAGTACAACATATCCAGGCACAACTGAAGAATTGATTTTACCAAAGCTTGAAAAAGGCGGATTTAAAGTAGGAAAAGATTTTTATTTGGCTTTTTCTCCTGAACGCATTGATCCAGGCAACAAGAAATATCCCGTTACGAAAATTCCAAAAATAGTTGGCGGCGTTGATAAAGCTTCAGGAATACTCTCTAAGATGCTATATCAGACAATTATTAAAAGTGTTCATCTTGTTTCTTCTCCAAAGGCAGCGGAAATGGTTAAGCTTTTAGAGAATTCATTTCGGTTAGTCAATATTAGTTGGGTTAATGAAGTTGCTATGATGTGTCACAAAATGAATGTGGATATTTGGGAAGTTATTGATGGGGCAAAGACAAAGCCTTTTGGTTTTATGCCGTTTTATCCAAGCCTTGGGGTTGGCGGTCATTGTATTCCAGACGACCCTCTTTATTTGTATTGGAAAGCAAAACATCACGGTGTTAGCTCAAAGTTTATTAAGCTCTCGGCGGATACGAATGATAAGGTTCCCGAATATGTGCTTAATCGCATGAAGGTTTTTTTGAAGGAAAATAAAAGGCCTTCTATGAAATCAAAAATTTTAGTTGTTGGAGTAACGTACAAAAAAGATGTTAAGGATTTGCGTCGATCGCCAGCAATAAAGTTTTTAGAATTGCTTAAAAAAGAAGAATACAAAGTTAGCTATTCTGATCCTTTAATTCCTTACTTGGAGATTGGGTCATTACATTTAAAATCAGAATATTTAAGTGAGAAAATATTAAAATTAGCTGATTGTGTGATTATTGCAACTGAACACACGGGTGTTGATTATAAGAAAATTAAAACGCATGCTAATCTTATTTTTGATTTATGTAATGTTTATAAAGGAAAAAGAAATTCTAAGTTAATGATTTTATAGTGGAGAAAGCATGGCTCAAAGAAAGAAAATATGTTTGATTGCAGGCGGCGCTGGATTTATTGGAAGCCATTTGTGCGACCGCATGATTCAAGACGGATACAAGGTTATTTGTGTTGATAATTTGATTACGGGAAGCCAAAGAAATATTGCTCATCTTTTAGAAAATAAAGATTTTTCTTTTTTCAAACAAGATATTTCTGAGGAATTTGTGATAACTGGACCGATTGATTATGTTTTGCAGTTTGCTTCTCCGGCAAGTCCTATTGATTATTTAAAATATCCAATTGAGACATTAAAAGTTGGGTCTTTTGGAACATATCATATGCTTGAGCTAGCTAAAAAAAAGAAAGCTAGATTCTTTTTAGCGTCGACTTCTGAAGTTTATGGTGATCCTTTGATTCATCCTCAGGTTGAAAGTTATTGGGGCAATGTTAACCCCATTGGCATTCGAAGCGTTTATGATGAGGCCAAACGTTTTGCAGAGGCAATGACTATGGCATATCAGAGAGAGCATAAAATAGACACGCGTATTGTTCGTATTTTTAATACATATGGGCCGCGCATGCAAACGTTAGACGGACGAGTTGTTCCAAATTTTATTTATCAGCTTTTGCATAAAAAACCGCTTACGGTTTATGGAACAGGGAAACAAACGCGGTCTTTTTGTTATGTTGATGATTTAGTTGAAGGGATTGTTCGACTTCTTCGCTCGAGCGTTAAAACACCTGTTAACTTGGGAAATCCTTGTGAATTTACGATGTTAGAGCTGGCTCAGATTATTCAGAAAGTAGCAAAGACAAAATGTCGCATTATTAGATGTCCTTTGCCAAAAGATGATCCTAAGCAGCGAAAACCAAACATTTCGCTTGCAAAAGAAAAACTAAAGTGGAAGCCAGTCGTTGATTTAAAAGAAGGATTGTCTCGAACCATTACATGGTTTGAGAAGCAAATGTAATTATATGAATGAGAATTCTAAGATTTTAGTTGTTGGACACAATGATGGAATTGAAAAATCATTGTTCGAATATTTTTCTAACAATAATTTTTCTGGTGTTTTTTCGTCATCTCAAATAGGGCTGGACACAACAATACAAAGTTCTGTGTATCAATTTTTTTCAGAAGTTGAGCCCGAATATGTTTTTTTGGGATCTGTTTGTTCTGGCGGCATTGAGGCAAACAAAAACAATCCTGCGGATTTCTTTTATAAGAATTCTGAAAGCCAGAACAATGTGGTGTATGCTGCGCAGAAGTTTGGTGTAAAGAAATTAATGTATTTTGCAAGTTCTTGTGTTTATCCCAAGGATTGTCCTCAGCCGATGAAAGAGGAATATTTAACGACAGGGCCGATGGAACCAACAAGCGTTGCGTATTCAACGGCTAAGCTTGCGGGCATAAAATTATGTGAAAGTTTTCGCGCGCAGTACGGGCTTAACGTTATTGTTGTAATTCCAGCAACTGTTTATGGGCCTGGATGCGATGTTGATTTATCAACGGCTCATGTTATTGGTGCTTTGATTCATAAATTTTATGAGGCAAAAGAAAAAGATCAAAAAGAAGTGATTGTTTGGGGAACAGGCAATGCTAGAAGAGAATTTATTTTTGCTGACGATTTTGTTCGTGCTTGTCTTACTTTAATGAAAAGATATGACAGCGCGCCGATTATTCATATTGGGTCAGGGGAAGATGTTTCGATTCGTGACTTAGCTTTAATGATTAAGAAAGTTTGTGGGTTTAATGGAGAAGTTGTTTTTGATGCAGCAAAGCCAGAAGGTGTGATGAAAAAACTTTTAGACAATACTAAAATTTTAGATTTTGGATGGAGTCCAGAAGTTACGATAGAAGAGGGTATTAAAAAAACTTTTCAGTGGTATGAAAATTTAAGAAAAGCGGAGATGATAACATGAAAATTTTAGTAACCGGTGGAGCTGGGTATATAGGGTCGATCTTAGTTCCGGAACTTCTTAAAAATGGCCATGAGGTAAGCGTTGTCGATAATTTTATGTACAATCAAAATTCATTGCTGGATTGTTGTTTGAATAAGAAATTAAAGATTGTGCGTGGGGATTGTCGAAATAAAACCATTATAGAAAAAGAGCTAAAGCAAGCGGATGCGATTTTTCCTTTGGCATGCCTCACGGGAGCACCTCTTTGCAAGCAAGATCCTCTGGCGGCACAATCGGTTATTGTTGATGCTGTAAAAATGATTTTAGATTTAAGAAGTCCTGACCAAGTAATTATTTATCCGACGACAAATAGTGGCTATGGTATTGGGCAAAAAGATAATTTTTGTACGGAAGAAACTCCGTTGAATCCTGTTTCGCTTTACGGAAAATTAAAGTGTGAAGCTGAAAAAATGATTTTAGATAAAGGAAACGGCATCACATTAAGGCTTGCAACTGCTTTTGGCGCAAGCCCAAGAATGCGTTTGGATCTTTTGGTCAATGATTTTACGTATCGTGCTGTATATGATCGTTGCGTTATTCTGTTTGAAGCTCACTTTAAGAGAAATTATATTCACGTTAGAGATGCTGCTCAGGCTTTTATGCTAGGACTATGTAATTTTGATCAAATGAAGAATGAGCCATATAACGTCGGATTAAGCGATGCGAATTTGAGCAAAAAAGAACTTTGCGAGGAGATTAAAAAACATGTCAAAGAATTCTATTTTTATGAATCTCCTATTGGAGAAGATCCAGATAAGCGTGATTATGTTGTGAGCAATGAGAAAATAGAAAAAAAAGGCTTTAAGCCAAATGTTTCATTGGCAGACGGTATTGAAGAATTAGTTAAGGCGTATCAAATTATTAAGCGTAGCCAATACGCAAATATTTAAAGTAAAGAGAGGATTTTATGAAAAAACAATTAAAGAAAAAAGCCTGGGATATTCGAAAGCATATTTTGAATATGTGTGTTAAGGCCGAGACAGGTCATGTGACCTCGTCGATGTCTTGTGTTGATATCTTAGTTGCGCTGTATCATGGGTGCATCCTGCGTCATGATCCTAAGAATCCAGATTGGAGTGATCGAGATCGTTTTATTTTAAGCAAGGGACAGGCTAGTCCTGCGCTTTATACTGTGCTTGCGGATTGTGGATATTTTAATATGAAGGAGCTAGATAAATTTGCTCAAAAAGATGGCAACTTTGGTGTTCATCTTCAAAACAGCGTTCCAGGCGTTGAAATTACATGTGGATCTTTAGGGCAAGGTTTTGGGTTTGCTGCGGGAACGGCGTTGGCAGCTAAGAAAAATAGAGATTTATTTTTAACATTTACACTTTTAGGTGACGGTGAGTGCTACGAAGGATCTATTTGGGAAACAGCGATGTTTGCATCGCACAATCATTTAAATAATTTAGTAGCGATTATTGATCGTAATTATTTGTGTGTAACTGATTTTACGGAAAATATTGTAAGCCTAGAGCCGATGAATGAACGATGGCGATCTTTTGGTTGGGATGTTGAATGTATTGACGGACATTCAATGGATGATTTGCTTGATGTTTTAGGACGTGTTCGTTCTCGTCGATCAACGCAACCTTTGCTAATTATCGCAGACACGATCAAAGGAGAAGGCGTCGAATCTTTTTGTTATCAACCCGTGTGTCATGGTATTGCTCCAAAAGGAGATGATGCTAAAAAAGCATTAGCCGAACTTGAAAGAAGGTGTAGCTATGAATAATATTACTCAACGTGATTCATTCTGGAATAAAGTTTATGATTTAGCAAAAGAAAATAAAGACATCATTGTTTTATCTGCAGATATGGGTGCGCCATCTCTGGATAAATTTAGAACAGATTTATCTGCTCAATTTGTCAATGTTGGCATCGCTGAGCAAAATGCTATTTTGATAGCTTCTGGTCTTGCGAAGGAGGGCAAAAGAGTTTTTGTTTATGCGATCGCTCCTTTTATTACATTTCGATGTCTCGAGCAGATTCGTGTTAATAATTCAATGATGAAAATTCCAATTACAATTGTTGGGGTTGGTGCTGGTTTTGGATATGAAGATTCTGGGCCCACGCATCACATGATAGAAGATATTGCGCTTATGCGTTCTATGCCAGATATCGTGATTAATAGCATCTCGGATAGCACGATGGCTGCGGCTGTTGCTGAGATGTCGACGCGGATGAAAAAAGCAAACTATGTTCGCTTAGATAGACTTGTTTTGCCAACATTGTATGGTCAAGAGGAAGACTTTTCTAAAGGTGTCGCAATTTTAAGACCGGGTGATATTTATATTGCAGCGACAGGCAGTATGGTGCATGTTGCGCTTGAAGCAGCAGAAAAGCTTAATAAGAGCGGAGTTAACGTCGGTGTCGTGGACGTATACACTATTCCTATTAATGAAAAGAATTTTGTTGAAGCTATCGACGGATCTAAGAAGCTAATCGCTCTCGAAGAACACTTTGTTTCTGGTGGGTTTGGTGGAGCTATCTGTGAAGTTTTGCAGGATAATGCTGTTACAATTCCTGTGAAACGTATTGGGCTTTCGATGGATCAAGGATATTGCTATAAATATGGCGGACGTGATGTCATTCGTCAGCATTATGGCATTGACGCTGACAGTGTTGTGCAAAAAATAAATGAATTCTTAAAATAAGTATAAGAAATTTAATGTCTCTTGATATTGTTTTAGTTAATCCAAGTATTCAAAAAGAAATGTTTGGCAAGCTCGGAGAAAGCCTTGCCGGCATTGAGCCGCCTTTATGGATTGGTCTTTTGGCCGCGGTTTTGCGGGATCGAGGATTTTCTGTAAAAATTATTGATGCAGAGGCTGAAGGCTTAGGCGCAAAAGAGACGGTTGATAAAATTATTGAATATAGCCCTTTAACCATTGGCATTGGGGCTGTTGGGGCTAATCCTTCTGCGAGTTCAACGCCGAAAATGGTTGGTGTTCGTCATGTCGTGTCTTTACTTAAAGAAAAAAATATAGCATCTGCAACAATTTTGTATGGTATTCATCCTTCTGCACTGCCTGAGCAAACTTTAAAAGAAGAAAGAGCTGACTTTGTTTGTCGGGGAGAAGCTTTTGAACCGATATCAAAACTTTTAGAAGAGCTTAAATCACAAAAAAAAGAATTGAATCTTGATATTAAAGGTCTTTGTTATCTGAAGAATGGAAATTTTGTTGATAACGGATGGGCGGATGTGGTGGAAGATTTAGACAGCTTGCCTTTTGTTGCATGGGACCTTCTCCCGATGGAAAAGTATCGAGCACATAATTGGCATTGCTTTGGTGATGTTAAGCATCGTTCGCCGTATGCGATTATTTATTCAAGCTTAGGTTGCCCGTTTCATTGTCATTATTGTAATATTCACGCACTTTATAGTGGCAATCCAGGCATTCGTTTTCGAAGTCCAAAACGAGTTGTTGAGGAAATCGACTATTTGGTTGAAAAATATCAAGTGCGGCATATGAAAATTTTAGACGAACTTTTTGTTATTGATAAGCAACGTATGTTTGAAATTTGTGATCTTTTAATTGAGCGAAACCACAATATAAATTTCTGGGCATATGCAAGAGTCGATACGGTTTCCGAGGAAGTTTTAAAGAAATTAAAAGCCGCAGGAATTAATTGGCTCTGTTATGGAATAGAGGCAGGCTCTGCGGATGTTCGACAAGGTGTTTCAAAAGG of Candidatus Omnitrophota bacterium contains these proteins:
- a CDS encoding radical SAM protein, whose protein sequence is MSLDIVLVNPSIQKEMFGKLGESLAGIEPPLWIGLLAAVLRDRGFSVKIIDAEAEGLGAKETVDKIIEYSPLTIGIGAVGANPSASSTPKMVGVRHVVSLLKEKNIASATILYGIHPSALPEQTLKEERADFVCRGEAFEPISKLLEELKSQKKELNLDIKGLCYLKNGNFVDNGWADVVEDLDSLPFVAWDLLPMEKYRAHNWHCFGDVKHRSPYAIIYSSLGCPFHCHYCNIHALYSGNPGIRFRSPKRVVEEIDYLVEKYQVRHMKILDELFVIDKQRMFEICDLLIERNHNINFWAYARVDTVSEEVLKKLKAAGINWLCYGIEAGSADVRQGVSKGRFSQDVVKKAMKMTQDAGIHIIGNFMFGLPDDTLETMQETFSLAQEINCEYVNFYATMAYPGSPLYQDAIKQGLSLPDGWMGFSQFSPQTLPLPTKYCSAEEVLRFRDDAFNAYYSNSKYLDMILEKFGQETVDHIKEMLKHKLKRDILSK